The sequence GCAGGCGTGATCTTCGACGGCTTTCCACGCAACATTGGACAGGCCCAGGCGCTCGCCGGGGCGCTGGCGCGACAAAACCAGCAGATCGACGGCGTGATCTTCTTGAACGCGCCGTATGAGATCCTCCAGAAGCGCATCGTCGGTCGGCAAACCTGCCGCGCCTGTCAGACGCCCTACAACATCTACTACTCGCCATCTCGTGAGGCTGGCGTCTGCGATCTCTGCGGCGGCGATCTCTACACCCGCGCCGACGATAACATCGAGACGGCGCGCTATCGGCTCAACGTCTATTTCCAGCAGACGATGCCGCTGATCAAACACTACCAGGCGCTCGGACGGCTGCACGACATCGACGGCATCGGCGAGGTGCAGGAAGTAACAGACCGCATCCTGCGAGCGCTTGGCTATGAGCGCGCGCCGACTCGCACACAGCAGCCTCTGCCTGTCACCCGTACGGTATAGCCTGACGGTACGCTGCTCTCCCGCTTGAAAAAGGAAGGAACAAAGCGATGGTTGCTCAGATAACGTTGAGTACCCAGGCAGT is a genomic window of Herpetosiphonaceae bacterium containing:
- a CDS encoding adenylate kinase, encoding MNVILIGPPGAGKGTQAAVLEEQTQLKHIASGELLRQHMLQETERGLLARSYVDTGELVPDDVVISMILDRVARPDCAAGVIFDGFPRNIGQAQALAGALARQNQQIDGVIFLNAPYEILQKRIVGRQTCRACQTPYNIYYSPSREAGVCDLCGGDLYTRADDNIETARYRLNVYFQQTMPLIKHYQALGRLHDIDGIGEVQEVTDRILRALGYERAPTRTQQPLPVTRTV